In a single window of the Candidatus Tisiphia endosymbiont of Nemotelus nigrinus genome:
- a CDS encoding DUF1189 family protein, whose amino-acid sequence MTTTLLSIFSWFSTLLHQLWLSISSVNFYKDVYKSYKGYGIKYIFTVSFISSLVYCIVIFNYLLILTDYFTENRLTKGTMTIEYILKQLPEIYYDGTKILVDQDEPIYLLDEDGNKLAVIDSKNQLSYSERLKIPILFSSNNITITTVEITDKKKSLFSIGYAKLFADDQKILTEEVIKQHFAKTLIQAPKIFIYILMPIIVAFRFVTILFEKSFIIILIYLLTNYFGPKSSWQTCIRITLFSSGVAILLQPVIVIFLPELSSIIFCIQMFTSLLLLLAMLQIRSK is encoded by the coding sequence ATGACAACAACACTATTATCCATTTTTTCATGGTTTAGTACTTTATTACATCAATTATGGCTATCAATTAGTTCAGTAAATTTCTACAAAGATGTTTATAAATCATATAAAGGATATGGAATTAAGTATATATTTACTGTATCTTTTATATCTTCATTGGTTTATTGTATTGTTATCTTTAACTATTTGTTAATTCTCACCGATTACTTTACTGAAAATCGTTTAACAAAAGGCACAATGACTATTGAATATATATTAAAACAATTACCAGAAATCTATTATGATGGCACTAAAATTTTAGTTGATCAGGATGAACCTATATATTTACTCGATGAAGATGGTAATAAACTTGCGGTTATAGACTCAAAGAATCAATTATCTTATAGTGAGAGACTTAAAATTCCTATCCTATTTAGTAGTAATAATATAACCATTACTACAGTAGAAATAACCGATAAAAAAAAGAGTCTATTCAGCATTGGATATGCTAAATTATTTGCTGATGATCAAAAAATTCTTACTGAAGAGGTTATTAAACAGCATTTTGCTAAAACCTTAATACAAGCACCAAAGATATTTATTTACATTTTAATGCCTATAATAGTAGCCTTTCGTTTTGTAACAATTTTATTTGAAAAAAGCTTTATTATCATCTTAATATATTTGTTAACTAACTATTTTGGCCCTAAATCCTCTTGGCAAACTTGTATCAGGATAACCTTGTTTTCAAGTGGCGTGGCAATTTTATTACAGCCTGTGATTGTTATATTCTTACCAGAGCTGAGTAGTATTATATTTTGTATACAGATGTTCACCAGCTTGTTACTGCTTTTGGCAATGTTGCAAATACGAAGCAAGTAG
- a CDS encoding RluA family pseudouridine synthase, translating into MLNVDLELPCRLDRYLKKLYPSLTQGVIERALRFKQIMVNSCKVSANLRINIGDQIFIEDSLNLQPQKTPDRVFASSAIILAGKLLKDYLLYQDEWLIAINKPAGLATQGGSKINLSIDDALQYLNSQGADFKLVHRLDKDTSGILLIAKNYTSSIKLVKAFQEKDIQKTYIAVVLGRLPQFEGEISGMIGKNRGGVHEAVQNDEKNGKLSITRYKLLKNFNNGLTLVEFTPLTGRMHQLRFHAKTLDCPIIGDKKYGTLEAIALSKEMLLHAKSIILPEEIFGKEIIIDTTLPSYFSIGDNLL; encoded by the coding sequence ATATTAAATGTTGATCTAGAACTACCTTGTAGGTTGGATCGGTACTTGAAAAAATTATATCCTAGCCTTACTCAAGGAGTAATTGAGCGTGCCTTAAGGTTTAAGCAGATAATGGTTAATTCTTGTAAGGTATCAGCCAATTTGCGAATAAACATTGGTGATCAAATTTTTATAGAGGATAGTTTAAATTTACAACCTCAGAAAACTCCTGATAGGGTTTTTGCCAGTTCAGCGATTATACTGGCCGGCAAGTTGTTGAAGGATTATCTACTTTATCAAGACGAATGGCTTATAGCAATCAATAAGCCAGCAGGTCTCGCCACCCAAGGTGGTAGCAAGATAAATCTATCTATAGATGATGCACTGCAATATTTAAATAGTCAGGGGGCAGATTTTAAATTAGTCCATAGGTTAGACAAAGATACTTCAGGGATATTATTAATTGCCAAAAATTATACAAGTAGTATAAAATTGGTTAAAGCCTTTCAAGAAAAGGATATCCAAAAAACCTATATTGCGGTAGTGTTAGGTAGGCTTCCACAATTTGAAGGAGAAATTAGTGGTATGATAGGCAAAAACAGGGGGGGAGTGCATGAAGCTGTCCAAAATGATGAAAAAAATGGTAAATTATCAATAACTCGCTATAAATTGCTTAAGAATTTCAATAATGGTTTAACATTGGTGGAATTTACTCCTCTTACCGGTAGGATGCATCAACTTCGATTCCATGCAAAAACGCTAGATTGCCCTATAATAGGTGACAAGAAATATGGCACCTTAGAAGCAATAGCTCTATCCAAGGAAATGTTACTACATGCAAAAAGCATAATATTACCTGAGGAAATATTTGGTAAAGAAATAATAATTGATACAACCTTACCAAGTTATTTTAGTATAGGGGATAATCTTTTATGA
- a CDS encoding COX15/CtaA family protein — MLQILVKRWLAVCCCMVVFMIFWGGLTRLTDAGLSIVEWKPVAGVVPPLSNAAWQDEFGKYQRSIEYKQKNTNMTLSEFKFIFWIEFIHRFAGRLVGLLYLIPLLYFLVTKQIASKSLPVYLGILLLFAVQGFMGWYMVKSGLILQPYVSHFRLAGHLIIAIIIYNLLFYQLMKNSFDILLSEKTTSLNLAKFCCVITISIIYIQIFLGGLVAGLDAGQVYNSFPLMGNNFIPDELSFKLLTIDSLHDPVIVQFFHRMGAYMVCVSAGFLVVSLIKTKHPKLNRVAYYIVGVLLLQMLAGIVTILYSVPVLIALLHQICAIILLSCILWSYFLLKSA; from the coding sequence ATGTTACAAATATTAGTAAAGCGTTGGTTGGCTGTGTGTTGCTGCATGGTGGTATTTATGATTTTTTGGGGTGGTCTTACTAGGCTTACTGACGCTGGATTATCAATTGTTGAATGGAAACCAGTAGCAGGTGTTGTACCGCCACTCAGCAATGCTGCGTGGCAAGACGAGTTTGGTAAATATCAACGATCAATCGAATATAAGCAAAAGAATACTAACATGACTCTTTCAGAGTTTAAATTTATTTTTTGGATTGAATTTATTCATCGTTTTGCTGGTAGACTTGTCGGTTTATTATATCTGATACCATTACTATATTTTTTGGTAACGAAGCAAATTGCTAGTAAATCGCTACCAGTATATTTGGGGATATTGTTATTATTTGCGGTTCAAGGATTTATGGGTTGGTATATGGTGAAAAGTGGGTTAATTTTGCAGCCATATGTTAGTCATTTTCGCTTAGCCGGTCATTTGATCATAGCGATTATTATCTATAATTTGCTGTTCTATCAGCTGATGAAAAATAGTTTCGATATTTTACTAAGTGAAAAAACAACAAGTTTGAATCTAGCAAAATTCTGTTGTGTAATAACTATTAGTATAATTTACATACAGATTTTTTTAGGAGGGCTGGTTGCGGGACTTGATGCTGGGCAGGTATATAATAGTTTTCCTTTAATGGGTAATAATTTCATACCTGATGAACTATCGTTTAAACTACTTACTATAGATAGTTTACATGATCCTGTAATCGTTCAGTTTTTCCATAGAATGGGAGCATATATGGTTTGTGTTAGTGCTGGATTTTTAGTAGTGAGCTTAATAAAAACCAAGCATCCTAAATTAAATAGAGTTGCTTATTATATTGTTGGTGTATTACTATTACAAATGTTAGCTGGCATAGTGACCATTTTATATTCAGTACCTGTATTAATAGCTTTACTGCATCAGATTTGTGCAATCATACTATTATCTTGTATATTATGGAGTTATTTTTTATTAAAGAGTGCATAA